The genomic DNA AACCGGGGTTTTGGCGGCTCCACCCTGGCCGACCTGCAGCGCTACCTGCCCGATATCGTGTTCCCCTATAAGCCAAAACAGATCGTGATGTACTCCGGCGAGAACGACATTGCAACCGACGCTATTAAAGCCCCGGAGGTGCTGGCGCGTTTTAAACAGGTGTTTACCGGCATACGCAAGCAACTGCCGCAAGTGCCCATTGTGTATATTTCGATCAAGCCAAGCCCCTCGCGCATGGCGTTTAAACCGGAGGTGCTAGAAGCGAACAAGCTGATCCGGCAGTACCTGGCCCGGCAAACCAACGCCCGGTTTGTGGATGTCTACACGCCTATGCTGAACAAGAACGGAAAGCCCAAACCCGAGATCTTCCTGGAAGACAGTCTGCACATGAACAACAAAGGCTACCAAATCTGGAAAAAAGCTTTGACGCCATACTTACTTAAATAATTGCCATACCTATGAAGCGAACCATACTTACAGCTTTCGTTTTGGCCTACTGCCTGGCAAGTTGCCAGACGCAGAAAGAAGCCCCGGAGCAGACACAAGCACAAACGCAAAACCAGACGCCGCAGCAAGCCCAGCAACAGCCTACGTCCGCTGATCCTGAAATGACACGGTTTATAGATGAGCTGATGTCCAAAATGACGCTGGACGAGAAGATCGGGCAGCTGAACCTGCTGGCAGTTGGCTTTGATGTAACAGGACCGGTTGTAAGCCAAAACGTGGATGAGAACATCCGCAAGGGCAACGTGGGCGGGGTATTTAATACCTATACGCCAGTGGCTGCCCGTAAACTGCAGGAGTTTGCAGTAAACAACACGCGCCTTAAAATTCCGCTTATTTTCGGCTACGACGTCATTCACGGGCACCGCACCATATTCCCGATCCCTTTGGGGCTATCCACCAGCTGGGATATGGCCGCGGTGGAGAGCAGTGCCCGCATTGCCGCCGAAGAAGCGAGCGCCGATGGTCTGAACTGGGTCTACTCGCCTATGGTGGATATAGCCCGGGATCCGCGTTGGGGCCGCATTGCCGAAGGCGCCGGGGAAGATCCTTACCTGGGTTCGGAAGTGGCCAAAGCGATGGTGCATGGCTACCAGGGCCAGGACCTGGCTGCCAGCAATACAGTGATGGCCTGCGTGAAACACTTTGCCCTGTATGGTGCGGGCGAAGCCGGTCGTGATTACAACAGCGTGGACATGAGCCTTAACCGCATGTTCAACGAGTACCTGCCTCCTTACAAAGCGGCCATCGATGCCGGCGTGGGCAGTGTGATGTCTTCGTTTAACGACATAAACGGCGTACCGGCTACGGCAAACAAATGGCTGATGACGGACCTGCTGCGCGGCAAGTGGGGCTTCGATGGGTTTGTGGTAACAGATTATACGGCGATAAATGAGCTGATGGCCCACGGCCTGGGAGATGAAGCGACCGTAGGCGCGCTTGCCCTGAAAGCCGGCATCGACATGGACATGGTAGGCGAGGTGTTCCTCAAGCATTTGCCGCAGCTCATTCAAGAAGGCAAGGTTACGGAGGAGGATGTAAACAAAGCCTGCCGCCGCATTCTGGAGGCCAAGTATAAACTGGGCTTGTTTGAAGATCCGTACCGGTATACGGATGAGAACCGCGCCAAAGCAACCCTGATGAAGCCCGAGTACCGGCAGGCAGCCCGCCAGATCGCTGCTAAAGGTATGGTCCTGCTCAAAAACGAAAAGCAGACACTGCCGCTCAAAAAGTCCGGAACCATTGCCCTGATTGGCCCGCTGGCAAAAAACCAGCGCGATATGATCGGTAACTGGAGTGGCGCCGGCGACTGGAAACAGGCCGTGTCGCTGGAGCAGGGTATCCGGAATGTGGCAGGCAATAATGTCAAGATTGTGTATGCCAAAGGCGCTAATTTTACAGATGATCAGCAAATGATCGCGCGCCTGAATGCCCATGGCGGTGAACTCGACATCGACAAGCGATCTGCCACAGCCATGATCGATGAAGCTGTGAAAGCCGCTCAAAAAGCCGATGTGATCGTAGCAGCAGTAGGAGAGTCGCAGGGCATGACGGGAGAAGCAGCCAGCCGCTCTGATATTGGTCTGCCGGGCCAGCAACTGGCCCTGCTCAAAGCGCTGAAGAAAACAGGGAAGCCGCTTGTGATCGTGCTCATGAACGGCCGCCCGCTCACACTTACCTGGGAAGATCAGAATGCCAGCGCCATGCTGGAAACCTGGTTTGCCGGTACCGAAGCAGGCAATGCCATTGCCGACGTGCTGTTTGGCAACTACAATCCTTCGGGCAAGCTTACTACAACATTCCCGCAGGTGGTGGGGCAGATACCACTCTTTTACAACCACAAAAGCACAGGCCGCCCCTTTGCCGGCGACCCGCTCGACAAGTATAAATCCCGCTACATGGATGTGTCCAATGATCCGCTATATCCCTTTGGCTATGGGCTGAGCTATACTTCCTTCAGTTATGCTGCGCCCCAACTCAGCAAAACTGCCATTAACCCTTCCGAAACGCTGCAGGTGAGTGTGGTCGTGAGGAACACCGGTAACTACGATGGCGAAGAAGTGGTGCAGCTGTATGTGCAGGATGTGGTAGGCTCCATCACACGCCCGGTTAAAGAACTGAAAGGCTTTCAGAAGATCGCACTAAAGAAAGGGGAAACCAAAACCATTACGTTCAATATCTCGCCGGATGATCTGAAGTTCTATAACAATGACTTAGAGTATGTGCTGGAGCCCGGCGATTTTAAAGTGTTTGTAGGCACCAACTCCCGCGATGTAAAGGAAGCCGCCTTTAAAGTAGTGGAGTAAGAATAACAGCTAAAAACAATTCTGGCAAGTATAAAACACGGTTTGACCATTGCAAGTTGTTGTGCGGTTTCAAAAAAGCGAAGACAAGTATAGCCTACCTGTCTTCGCTTTTTTATGTTAAATAAACAATATCTACTGCTTTGAATAAATTGCACCATATTTCACCTTACGCATGGATTTGGCACTATAGTTGAACTTAATGCTACCACCGATGTTTATGCAAAAGATACTACCGGCATAACGGCTAACCAGTATGAAAAACAACCGAAACATGAAAAAACGATCCACTTTTCTTTCCCTGCTGATGGGAGTATTGCTGTTAACTTTTAGCAACACCTACGCTGCCGGCACCGGCGACGAGGCACCTGCCACCTGGACGCATACGTATGCCGAGGCATCTAAACTGTCTAAAGAAACGCACAAGCCAATTATGATGGTGTTTGCTGGTTCAGACTGGTGCAAGCCCTGCATTATGCTCCGGAAAGAAGTATGGGATACGGAAGCCTTTAAGGCCTATGCCAAAGATAACCTGGTGTTGCTGGAGCTCGATTTTCCGCGATTCAAGAAAAACCAATTGCCGGCAGAGCAGATGAAGCAGAACGAAGAACTGGCGGCCAAATACGATAAGGAAGGTATTTTTCCGCTGGTGGTATTAACCGATGCTGATGGTAAGGTACTGGCTAAAACCGGCTACCAGCCAGGCGGCGCTGAAAAGTATGTTACGCACCTGCAGTCGCTTTTGAAGTAAGTAGTTTATAGCATATTTTAAAACGGAAGCCCATGTTGCAACTATTGCAGCATGGGCTTCGTGTTTATACTATATTTACGCTCAAATGCTCAAAAGATATTTCCTCTTTCTCCTTTGCCTTTTTCTCCTGACCAATTTTGCGCAGGCACAGCGTCTGCCC from Pontibacter liquoris includes the following:
- the bglX gene encoding beta-glucosidase BglX; this encodes MKRTILTAFVLAYCLASCQTQKEAPEQTQAQTQNQTPQQAQQQPTSADPEMTRFIDELMSKMTLDEKIGQLNLLAVGFDVTGPVVSQNVDENIRKGNVGGVFNTYTPVAARKLQEFAVNNTRLKIPLIFGYDVIHGHRTIFPIPLGLSTSWDMAAVESSARIAAEEASADGLNWVYSPMVDIARDPRWGRIAEGAGEDPYLGSEVAKAMVHGYQGQDLAASNTVMACVKHFALYGAGEAGRDYNSVDMSLNRMFNEYLPPYKAAIDAGVGSVMSSFNDINGVPATANKWLMTDLLRGKWGFDGFVVTDYTAINELMAHGLGDEATVGALALKAGIDMDMVGEVFLKHLPQLIQEGKVTEEDVNKACRRILEAKYKLGLFEDPYRYTDENRAKATLMKPEYRQAARQIAAKGMVLLKNEKQTLPLKKSGTIALIGPLAKNQRDMIGNWSGAGDWKQAVSLEQGIRNVAGNNVKIVYAKGANFTDDQQMIARLNAHGGELDIDKRSATAMIDEAVKAAQKADVIVAAVGESQGMTGEAASRSDIGLPGQQLALLKALKKTGKPLVIVLMNGRPLTLTWEDQNASAMLETWFAGTEAGNAIADVLFGNYNPSGKLTTTFPQVVGQIPLFYNHKSTGRPFAGDPLDKYKSRYMDVSNDPLYPFGYGLSYTSFSYAAPQLSKTAINPSETLQVSVVVRNTGNYDGEEVVQLYVQDVVGSITRPVKELKGFQKIALKKGETKTITFNISPDDLKFYNNDLEYVLEPGDFKVFVGTNSRDVKEAAFKVVE
- a CDS encoding thioredoxin family protein; this encodes MKNNRNMKKRSTFLSLLMGVLLLTFSNTYAAGTGDEAPATWTHTYAEASKLSKETHKPIMMVFAGSDWCKPCIMLRKEVWDTEAFKAYAKDNLVLLELDFPRFKKNQLPAEQMKQNEELAAKYDKEGIFPLVVLTDADGKVLAKTGYQPGGAEKYVTHLQSLLK
- a CDS encoding SGNH/GDSL hydrolase family protein, which gives rise to MTRKLLLHLVWLLVAGFILPQANAQEQKPAYWDEIQAFKQQDSLQMPPQQAILFTGSSSIRMWQDMQQMLPDYTVINRGFGGSTLADLQRYLPDIVFPYKPKQIVMYSGENDIATDAIKAPEVLARFKQVFTGIRKQLPQVPIVYISIKPSPSRMAFKPEVLEANKLIRQYLARQTNARFVDVYTPMLNKNGKPKPEIFLEDSLHMNNKGYQIWKKALTPYLLK